A region from the Pelobates fuscus isolate aPelFus1 chromosome 1, aPelFus1.pri, whole genome shotgun sequence genome encodes:
- the LOC134599436 gene encoding centromere protein M-like yields MSELRPFDKLPLLNTAGVLLLGSEEGCRERVARALLQAPKPFQVKIHMAPGLPLPPEGEHRRPRFDLVLVLVSLDSQASLTAARASLPRLDPHYFLGKLCFLALGAARPHMVERSAVRKLADTHRSPLLFVQLDRPEDMDCAAQRLVNMLQVSAGLLPGISALYVGSLLQSSLSWD; encoded by the coding sequence ATGAGCGAGTTGCGGCCCTTTGACAAGCTGCCCCTGCTGAACACGGCCGGCGTGCTGCTGCTGGGCTCCGAGGAGGGCTGCCGGGAGCGGGTGGCCCGGGCCCTGCTCCAGGCGCCCAAACCCTTCCAGGTGAAGATCCACATGGCGCCCGGCCTGCCCCTGCCGCCCGAGGGGGAGCACCGCCGGCCGCGCTTCGACCTGGTCCTCGTCCTGGTCAGCCTGGACAGCCAGGCCAGCCTGACCGCCGCCCGGGCCTCGCTCCCCCGCCTGGACCCGCACTACTTCCTGGGCAAGCTCTGCTTCCTGGCCCTGGGCGCCGCCCGGCCGCACATGGTGGAGAGATCGGCAGTCAGGAAGCTGGCGGACACCCACCGGAGCCCCCTGCTCTTCGTGCAGCTCGACCGGCCGGAGGACATGGACTGTGCGGCCCAGAGACTGGTCAACATGCTGCAGGTCAGCGCCGGCCTGCTCCCCGGGATCTCGGCACTCTATGTGGGCTCCCTGCTGCAGAGCTCCCTCAGCTGGGACTGA